A region from the Bradyrhizobium sp. CCBAU 53340 genome encodes:
- a CDS encoding TlpA disulfide reductase family protein, which produces MSDSNVALRMESLAPPIKVGSWLRGQPLANFECGKVYIVEFWASRCGRCMTAAMPYLVQLQEKYKDCGVEVIGVACGEEAPTADEARTKLEAWLTETSPKLNYRIAFDFTGEMKQLWGDPSFAPGFPSLSSSIATATSRS; this is translated from the coding sequence ATGTCGGACAGCAACGTGGCGCTGCGCATGGAATCTTTGGCTCCTCCCATCAAGGTGGGGAGTTGGCTGCGTGGCCAGCCCCTTGCGAACTTCGAGTGCGGGAAAGTCTACATTGTCGAATTTTGGGCAAGTAGGTGCGGACGATGTATGACGGCGGCGATGCCCTATCTCGTTCAACTGCAGGAGAAATATAAAGATTGCGGAGTTGAGGTCATCGGAGTCGCATGTGGCGAAGAAGCACCAACGGCGGACGAGGCCAGAACCAAGTTGGAGGCGTGGTTGACCGAAACGTCTCCGAAACTGAACTATCGGATTGCGTTCGACTTCACAGGCGAGATGAAGCAGCTTTGGGGAGACCCCAGTTTTGCTCCGGGATTCCCATCTCTTTCGTCGTCGATCGCGACGGCCACATCGCGTTCATAG
- a CDS encoding transposase: MANAMLDARQEDDAYRRVEVITGERRRRRWTSEEKARIVAESFEEGANISEVARRNGVSRGLLTVWRRQVAAAVGGKAPNFEPIEIGPGIDSGTAGEHERISGLQTRPLEIAAPPAKVCGVVEIEVNGARIRVEPGVELATLSTVLAALRGIR, encoded by the coding sequence ATGGCAAATGCCATGCTTGATGCCAGGCAGGAAGATGACGCCTATCGTCGCGTCGAGGTGATCACCGGGGAGCGCCGACGGCGTCGGTGGACTAGCGAGGAGAAGGCCCGGATCGTGGCAGAGAGCTTTGAGGAGGGTGCGAACATCTCCGAGGTTGCGCGGCGCAATGGCGTTTCGCGCGGGCTGCTTACGGTGTGGCGCCGCCAAGTTGCGGCGGCGGTGGGGGGCAAGGCACCGAACTTCGAGCCAATCGAAATTGGTCCCGGGATCGATAGCGGGACAGCGGGCGAGCATGAACGTATTTCCGGGCTACAGACGAGGCCTTTGGAGATCGCCGCGCCGCCGGCCAAGGTTTGCGGAGTTGTCGAGATCGAGGTGAACGGGGCGCGCATCCGGGTCGAGCCGGGCGTTGAGCTGGCGACGCTGTCGACCGTGCTGGCGGCGCTTCGGGGTATCCGGTGA
- the tnpB gene encoding IS66 family insertion sequence element accessory protein TnpB (TnpB, as the term is used for proteins encoded by IS66 family insertion elements, is considered an accessory protein, since TnpC, encoded by a neighboring gene, is a DDE family transposase.), with amino-acid sequence MIALRSDLKVVLATQPVDFRKSVHTLSALVSEALRANPYCGDVFVFRSKRTDRVKLLAWDGSGMVLVTKWLHQGHFTWSLIREGVVHLSATQLAMLLDGLEWTRVSAKLVKQPAIVG; translated from the coding sequence GTGATTGCGCTACGCTCTGACCTCAAGGTGGTGCTGGCGACACAGCCGGTCGATTTCCGCAAGTCGGTGCATACACTGTCGGCACTGGTGAGCGAAGCGCTGCGTGCGAATCCGTATTGTGGTGACGTCTTCGTGTTCCGCAGCAAACGCACGGACAGAGTGAAGCTTCTGGCGTGGGACGGCAGCGGCATGGTGCTGGTGACGAAGTGGTTGCACCAGGGGCACTTCACCTGGTCGCTGATCCGCGAAGGCGTGGTGCATCTCAGTGCGACACAGCTCGCAATGCTGCTCGACGGACTCGAGTGGACGCGCGTCTCGGCCAAGCTCGTGAAGCAGCCGGCAATTGTCGGCTGA
- a CDS encoding YecA family protein produces MTAAAMPLEELERWLQARVDQHPDATNLPMLDGYVAAIVAGPVSMSPLDWICPLLAIDADAFNHGGTPEFAAISAVVLRHNDISNTLSTAPDRFAPMHRRKPSGDVDPRPWCQGFYAAMRLKLLAWAPLLDIGNVNHGLLLPILLHCRDDQGRPLLGPPRSGRETKKLLRNAHADIPTAVEALRQYWMPIRYARAH; encoded by the coding sequence ATGACGGCAGCCGCGATGCCACTCGAGGAGCTCGAGCGATGGCTGCAGGCTAGGGTCGATCAGCATCCTGACGCCACCAATCTCCCCATGCTCGACGGCTACGTCGCCGCAATCGTGGCCGGACCGGTGTCGATGAGCCCACTCGACTGGATCTGCCCGCTGCTCGCCATCGATGCCGATGCCTTCAACCACGGCGGCACCCCGGAGTTTGCAGCCATATCGGCTGTCGTCCTGCGTCACAACGACATCAGCAACACCCTCTCGACCGCACCCGACAGGTTCGCGCCGATGCACCGGCGTAAACCCAGTGGAGACGTCGATCCGCGACCATGGTGCCAAGGCTTCTACGCCGCGATGCGGCTCAAGCTATTGGCGTGGGCACCGTTGCTGGACATCGGCAACGTCAATCACGGCCTACTTCTACCTATCCTGCTGCACTGTCGCGACGATCAGGGCCGACCGCTGCTTGGACCGCCACGAAGCGGCCGCGAGACCAAGAAACTTCTGCGTAACGCCCACGCCGATATTCCCACGGCGGTCGAAGCCTTGCGGCAATACTGGATGCCGATCCGCTACGCCCGCGCTCACTGA
- a CDS encoding type IV toxin-antitoxin system AbiEi family antitoxin domain-containing protein, translating to MGDKVLEGCSGRRSDSFSRGTFLTAQTSDAPFGSQPVGVEDAAFSLSDNDNSELALSPWRWPIRMSSPERAILEMLDELPADESFQKVDTLFEGLVSLRPKLLNQLLEECRSIKVKRLFFIYADKHVHPWRKHIDTAHIELGRGDRSLVQGGRLHPTCRMTVPAELVPQETVDGA from the coding sequence TTGGGTGACAAGGTCCTCGAAGGCTGCTCGGGTCGCCGTTCGGATTCTTTCAGCCGCGGGACCTTCCTGACCGCTCAGACATCCGACGCACCGTTTGGATCTCAGCCGGTCGGCGTCGAGGATGCCGCATTCAGCCTGTCGGACAACGATAACAGCGAACTTGCGCTCAGCCCCTGGAGATGGCCGATCAGGATGTCTTCGCCTGAGAGAGCGATTCTCGAAATGCTGGATGAGCTCCCTGCGGATGAAAGCTTCCAAAAGGTCGATACGCTGTTCGAGGGCTTGGTGAGCCTGCGACCAAAACTGCTGAACCAACTGCTCGAGGAGTGCCGCAGCATCAAAGTCAAGCGCTTGTTTTTCATTTATGCGGACAAGCATGTACATCCGTGGCGAAAGCACATCGACACCGCCCATATAGAATTGGGCCGCGGTGACCGCAGCCTTGTGCAAGGCGGGCGGCTTCACCCGACCTGTCGCATGACAGTTCCGGCCGAGCTCGTGCCACAGGAAACGGTCGATGGCGCGTGA
- a CDS encoding metallophosphoesterase, with protein sequence MIIAGDLYDGDWRDFQTGLLFVRQMGRLRAANIPAFVLHGNHDVESQITKRLPLQDNVQVFSYRKSQTFKLDDPRVAIHSQSFRMQATTDNAAAAYPPPVKGYFNIGVLHTARGGPKGPHENYAPGTLDELVNKGYDYWALAHVHQGGVLHEQPHVSAATCKAAISAKPAQSRRS encoded by the coding sequence ATGATCATCGCCGGCGATCTCTATGATGGCGACTGGCGCGATTTTCAGACCGGGCTCCTTTTCGTCCGGCAGATGGGGCGCCTGCGCGCGGCGAACATCCCGGCTTTCGTTCTTCACGGCAATCACGACGTTGAAAGTCAGATCACTAAACGGTTGCCACTCCAGGACAACGTGCAGGTGTTCAGCTATCGCAAATCCCAGACCTTCAAACTCGACGATCCTCGCGTTGCGATCCACAGTCAGAGCTTCCGTATGCAGGCGACGACGGATAACGCGGCGGCGGCTTATCCACCGCCCGTGAAGGGGTATTTCAACATCGGTGTTCTACACACCGCCCGTGGAGGACCGAAAGGCCCCCATGAGAATTACGCACCGGGTACGCTCGATGAACTGGTAAACAAGGGCTACGACTACTGGGCTCTTGCACACGTGCATCAGGGCGGCGTGCTGCACGAGCAGCCGCACGTCTCTGCGGCAACCTGCAAGGCCGCCATATCCGCGAAGCCGGCGCAAAGTCGGCGCAGTTGA
- a CDS encoding AAA family ATPase has translation MRVRSLDLIRYGHFTEASLHIPSEGPDFHIVYGENEAGKSTTMSAIEELLFGIPGQSARNVLHENAALRIGATLEREGTELSIRRRKGNKDTLLGLDELPLPAGDGLLGPLVGGIDRAFFCRMFCLAHERLRDGGRDIIQAKDDVGATLFAAGAGVSGLRDRLAAMQEEADGLWGSRRAGHRKYYQAEERLKEAEATLRQHTVTATKWQELKSAYEEARDAVSRSRKRSKSKSPSSPKSCASGAFIATYGVSAKSNTR, from the coding sequence ATGCGTGTCCGTTCCCTTGACCTGATCCGGTACGGACACTTCACCGAAGCCTCGCTTCATATTCCGTCTGAAGGGCCCGATTTTCATATCGTGTATGGCGAGAACGAGGCCGGCAAGTCGACGACGATGTCGGCGATTGAAGAGCTGCTGTTCGGGATTCCGGGTCAGTCTGCAAGAAACGTTCTTCATGAGAACGCGGCGTTGCGCATCGGCGCGACGTTGGAACGTGAGGGAACGGAGCTATCGATCCGGCGGCGCAAGGGCAACAAGGACACGCTGCTCGGCCTTGACGAGCTGCCTCTTCCTGCGGGCGACGGGCTGCTTGGACCGTTGGTCGGCGGGATAGATCGCGCATTCTTCTGCCGGATGTTCTGTCTCGCCCATGAGCGCCTGCGCGATGGCGGCCGGGACATCATCCAGGCCAAGGACGATGTCGGCGCGACCTTGTTCGCCGCGGGGGCGGGCGTCTCCGGTCTTCGCGATCGACTGGCGGCGATGCAGGAAGAAGCGGACGGGCTGTGGGGCAGCCGCAGGGCGGGGCACCGGAAATATTACCAGGCGGAGGAACGTCTCAAAGAGGCCGAAGCGACGTTGCGCCAACACACGGTCACCGCGACCAAATGGCAGGAGCTGAAATCCGCCTATGAAGAGGCGCGCGACGCTGTGTCCAGATCGAGAAAGAGATCGAAGAGCAAGTCGCCGAGCTCGCCAAAATCGTGCGCGTCCGGCGCGTTTATCGCAACGTACGGCGTCTCGGCGAAATCGAATACGAGATAA
- a CDS encoding ATP-binding protein has product MNGRGCATLEADGDGLGLVVLAEECHSNDPDQAAAREQTLKKSLEEVRERQLTNIQHSKDTERVFEAVGGDAAAQYARVRSASVILRWAIERFRREKQAPLLKRAGELFSILTAGSFERLTLAYDEKDVPHLAGLRGDGGAVPVSGLSEGAADQLLMALRIAAVEEYLTHSAPAPFIADDLFINYDDARAAAGFKVLQQLAEKTQVLFFTHHQHLVGVARTAFDGHVATAVLEPRGVPIKNVA; this is encoded by the coding sequence ATGAACGGGCGCGGTTGCGCGACGCTCGAAGCCGATGGTGACGGTCTTGGCCTAGTGGTTCTCGCCGAGGAGTGCCACAGCAACGATCCCGACCAGGCTGCGGCGCGGGAACAGACTTTGAAGAAATCGCTCGAAGAGGTCCGGGAGCGGCAACTGACCAATATCCAGCACAGTAAAGATACCGAGCGCGTATTCGAGGCCGTCGGCGGCGACGCTGCCGCGCAATATGCGCGCGTTCGTTCGGCGTCGGTGATCCTCAGATGGGCGATCGAGCGGTTCCGGCGTGAAAAGCAGGCGCCGCTGCTCAAGCGAGCCGGGGAATTGTTCTCGATCCTGACCGCCGGTTCCTTCGAACGGCTTACGCTCGCATACGATGAGAAGGATGTTCCGCACCTAGCGGGTCTGCGCGGGGATGGAGGCGCCGTCCCAGTATCAGGACTGAGCGAAGGCGCGGCCGATCAGTTGTTGATGGCCTTACGCATCGCTGCCGTAGAAGAGTATCTTACGCATTCCGCGCCAGCGCCATTTATCGCCGATGATCTTTTCATCAATTATGACGATGCGCGGGCTGCGGCTGGTTTCAAAGTCCTGCAACAGCTGGCGGAAAAGACGCAAGTGCTCTTCTTCACTCATCATCAGCATCTGGTCGGCGTTGCCCGCACAGCTTTCGACGGGCATGTGGCGACCGCGGTTCTCGAACCCCGCGGGGTTCCGATAAAGAACGTGGCCTGA
- a CDS encoding ABC transporter ATP-binding protein, giving the protein MLDNDNRERLARGLAGLAEAGAQLLVTTHDRKFARSLVAENRAADRVEHLSVHPVNAVRPTLIVSPAIEEIDRGRHAFHMNSDSASDAQNYAACASSSNRGSVIYSMMLLIPRMPHRRSR; this is encoded by the coding sequence ATGCTCGACAACGACAATCGCGAGCGCCTCGCGCGAGGTTTGGCTGGGCTCGCCGAGGCGGGCGCTCAGCTTCTAGTGACCACCCACGATCGCAAGTTCGCCCGCTCGCTCGTTGCCGAGAATCGTGCCGCCGACCGCGTTGAGCATCTATCTGTCCACCCGGTGAACGCGGTGCGGCCGACTCTCATCGTCTCGCCAGCGATCGAGGAGATCGATCGCGGGCGCCACGCGTTTCATATGAACTCCGATTCCGCTTCTGACGCACAGAACTATGCGGCCTGCGCGTCTTCCTCGAATCGCGGCTCGGTGATCTATTCGATGATGTTGCTCATCCCGCGTATGCCACATCGACGAAGCCGCTGA